AAAATGCTCTTTCCTGCCAGAAGAGCGGGAGTGGATGGATCGCCTGCTGGGCTGGGGGCTGGTGGATACCTGGCGCGCGGCGAACCCTGACTGCGCCGATCGTTTCTCGTGGTTTGACTATCGTTCGAAGGGTTTTGATGACAATCGCGGCCTGCGCATCGATCTGCTGCTGGCGACCCGCGCGCTGGCGGAACGCTGCGTGGCGACCGGCATCGACTATGATATCCGCGCGATGGAAAAACCGTCCGATCACGCGCCGATTTGGGCCGAGTTCAGCCTGTAAAAAGCGCGGCGTTGCGACACTGCCGCAACGCCGCCGCTTATTTCACAATACGCCAGATAAGATTATTGGTGCCCAGCGATTTCTCATCGCGCACGCACTGCAGCAGCACCCCTTCCGCCTTCACTACCGCGCCTTCGCTATAGCTGCGGTTTTCATAGGTACAGCAGCGCAGACAGGGTGGGTTTTGCGAGTTTTGCCCCTGTGTCCAGACTTCAGGCGGCATATCGACCACCACGTCGCTGTTGCCGACCGAGCCGCCGTTATTGCCCGAGCCATACTCGCCCGAGCCGTTGTTGCCGGTGCCGTAATCATGCCGATGCGCCTGCGCCGCCGTAGCGACCAGCAGCATCAACCCTATGCCCCATGCCCGTTTCATTATTCCGTCTCCTTTGCCCTGGCCTTTTTCGGCCGGCGTTTGCTGTTTCCGGCGGGCGCCGTGACGCCGCGAAAAGCGCGCGCCGAGCTTTGCTGACGCGCCTGCGCGATCAGGTCATGCAGCGTCGTCACCAGCGGCTGCATAAAATCCTGATAGCGGCACGCCTTTTCACTGATTTTCGTCAGCGTCGACTCCCACTGCGCGGTCATATCAGGCCGCGCGGCCATCTCTGGCAGTGAGTGAATCAGCGCCCTGCCCGCCTCGGTCGCATGAATATAACGCCCTTTCTTGATCAGGAAAGCGCGCCGGAACAGCAGCTCAATAATGCCGGCCCGGGTTGCCTCCGTCCCTAAACCATCGGTCGCGCGCAGGATTTTCTTTAGATCTTTATCCTGCACGAAGCGGGCGATGCCGGTCATTGCGGATAATAGCGTGGCGTCGGTAAAGTGGCGCGGCGGCTGCGTTTGCTTTTCTGCAATCTCGCCTTTCTCGCACAGCAGCTCATCCCCCTTCGCCACCACC
This DNA window, taken from Mixta gaviniae, encodes the following:
- a CDS encoding YnjH family protein; translated protein: MKRAWGIGLMLLVATAAQAHRHDYGTGNNGSGEYGSGNNGGSVGNSDVVVDMPPEVWTQGQNSQNPPCLRCCTYENRSYSEGAVVKAEGVLLQCVRDEKSLGTNNLIWRIVK